Proteins from a single region of Theobroma cacao cultivar B97-61/B2 chromosome 10, Criollo_cocoa_genome_V2, whole genome shotgun sequence:
- the LOC18587052 gene encoding metacaspase-9: protein MDKGKKKLAVLVGCNYPNTKHELHGCINDVVAMREVLVERFGFDPSHVKLLTDAPGSLVMPTGANMKAALNEMVNKAEAGDVLFFHYSGHGTRIPSLKPVNHFRQDEAIVPCDFNLITDVDFRQLVNRLPKGATFTILSDSCHSGGLIDKEKEQIGPSTIKNTTSVSYRVKTIPFQSVLQHLSSLTSINTSDISTHLLEFFGADASLKFRLPQLESDLLESLKTDEGILLSGCQADETSADMNAIEGGGKAYGAFSNAVHMVLNENPGALSNRKVVLMARKVLEAQGFDQHPCLYCSDGNSDATFLLQPEAK, encoded by the exons ATGGACAAGGGTAAGAAGAAATTGGCTGTTCTGGTTGGATGCAATTACCCCAACACCAAGCACGAGTTGCATGgttgcataaatgatgtggTAGCCATGAGAGAGGTGCTTGTTGAAAGATTTGGGTTCGATCCTAGCCATGTTAAGCTCCTGACTGATGCACCAGGGTCCTTGGTTATGCCTACAGGTGCAAACATGAAGGCTGCACTTAATGAGATGGTGAACAAGGCTGAGGCAGGCGATGTCTTGTTTTTCCACTATAGTGGACATGGAACGAGAATTCCATCCTTGAAACCTGTCAATCATTTCAGGCAGGATGAAGCAATCGTGCCTTGTGATTTCAATCTCATTACGG ATGTGGACTTCAGGCAATTAGTTAACAGACTACCAAAGGGAGCAACCTTCACAATCCTTTCAGATTCCTGCCACAGCGGTGGTCTCATTGATAAAGagaaagaacaaattggaCCCTCTACTATAAAGAACACAACATCAGTTTCCTACAGGGTTAAAACAATTCCTTTCCAATCCGTACTTCAGCACCTATCATCACTAACAAGCATCAACACATCAGATATCAGCACTCATTTGTTAGAATTCTTTGGGGCTGACGCCAGTCTCAAGTTTCGTTTACCCCAGCTTGAATCAGATTTGTTGGAGTCATTGAAGACGGACGAGGGGATTCTGCTGAGTGGGTGCCAAGCAGATGAAACATCAGCTGACATGAACGCAATCGAGGGTGGAGGGAAGGCATATGGGGCGTTTAGCAATGCAGTGCATATGGTACTGAATGAGAACCCGGGTGCATTAAGCAATAGGAAAGTTGTGCTGATGGCCAGGAAGGTTTTAGAGGCACAGGGATTTGACCAGCACCCTTGCCTTTATTGCAGTGATGGGAATTCTGATGCTACTTTCTTGTTGCAGCCCGAAGCCAAATGA